TAGTGAAATCAAATTTAATACTACTGATGACGAGGTTAAATCTATCATCAGAAAGAAAATAGATGCTGCGGTAGGTTCTGCTTACGAAGTTATTAGAACTCGTATAGACAAAATGGGGGTTACTCAGCCTAATGTTCAGAGAGTACCAGGTACAGGTAGAATATTGGTGGAGATGCCAGGTATTAAAGATATTGATAGAGTAAAGAAAATGCTTCAGACTTCTGCTAAACTTCAGTTTTGGGAAGTTCAGCAAGTGCCAGAAGTAGCACCTTACTTTGAGCAACTTTCAAAATTAGTATTAGCTAAGGGAGACTCTATGGGTGTTGCTAAAACAACTAATTTCCCAGCGTTGCTTAATCTAAATACGCTTAGAAGTAATGGAGTTGGTAATATTAAATTAAGCGACACAGCTACGATTAACAAAATTCTTAATAGCTCAGTAGCTTTAAACGCAAGACCAAGTAACATTAAATATACTAAGTTTTTATGGGCTTATAAGCCTGAATCTACAGATCCTGACCACTTGGTACTGTATGCTATTCGTTCTAATATTTCAGGTAAAGCTCCTGTAGATGGTGCAGTAGATAAGGCAAATATCAGCTACGACCAAATAGGTAGAGTAGTGGTAGATATGCAGATGGATAGCGAGGGAACTAAAGACTGGAAGATTCTAACCGAAAAAAATGTGGGTAAACCAGTGGCGGTTACTCTAGACAATAGAGTATATACAGCACCTAATGTAGTAAATGCTATCCCTAATGGGCGTACACAAATTTCGGGTAACTTTACTCAAGATGAAGCTCAAGATTTAGTAAATGTTTTGAACACAGGTAAATTACCAGCAAGTGCTAAAATTGTACAGGCAGATGTTGTAGGACCATCTTTAGGTCAGGCTTCTATTGATGCTGGTATGTGGTCATTTATTATAGCATTTATCTTCATTGTAGTTTATATTATATTCTACTACGGAGGTGCAGGTGTTTATGCTGTAATTGCTATGATTATCAACTTGTTCTATATCTTTGGTATTATGGACTCTATGGATGCTACGCTTACTTTACCAGGTATTGCGGGTATTGTTTTAACGATGGCGATGGCAGTAGATACCAATGTAATTATCTATGAAAGAACTAAAGAAGAGCTTTTTGCAGGTAAAAATATTAGAGAGGCTTATCATGATGGTTTCAAACATGCACTTTCAGCAATTGTAGACGGACATATCACTACATTGCTTACTGCGGTGGTACTTTATATATTTGGTACAGGACCTATCCAAGGTTTTGCAGTGACACTTATCATAGGTCTTATTATGACATTCTTTACTTCAGTGCTACTTTCTAGAGTAATGATATTTAGTAGACTTAATAAAGGTAAAGGTCTTTCTGTATGGACATCAGCTACGAAAAATGTATTTAGAAATGTATGGGTAGCCTTCATAGAGAAGAGAAAGTTTGCTTATGCTTTTTCAGGAATTCTTACTGCAATATGTATAGTTTCTATAGCGGTAAACGGCTTTAAGCTAGGGGTAGATTTTGAAGGAGGAAGAAACTATGTGGTTAAGTTTGATAAAACTGTAGATGCTGCTCAAGCGGAAGCTAGTCTATCAGAATTGTTCCAAACTAAGGACGGAAAGAATAACTCAGTAGATGTAAAGACATTTGGTACTTCTAATCAGTTAAAAATCACAACTGACTATAAGATTGATGATGAATCATTAGCGGCAGACCAAGAGATTGAAGCTAAATTATTTGAAGGATTGAAGTCTAATTATCCAGCTGGTTATACATTAGATAAATTTAAGAGTGCGGAGGGAGATAATTTAGGTATAGTTTCATCTACTAAAGTAGGACCATCTGTAGCAGATGATATTAAGATAGGTGGTACTTTTGCAGTGCTAGCCTCTTTATTAGGAATATTTGTCTATATCTTGTTCCGTTTTAGAAGATGGCAGTTCTCTTTAGGTGCTGTGTTAGCATTGTTCCATGACGCTATTATCATTTTAGGAGCTTACTCTTTATTCTATAAAATTTCTCCTTTCAATATGGAGATTAATCAGGACTTTATAGCAGCTATCCTTACGGTATTGGGGTACTCTATCAATGATACCGTAATTGTATTTGACCGTATCCGTGAGTATCTTAGAGAAAAGAAATCAGCTACATTATCTGGTTTGTTTAATGATTCTATTAGCAGTACTTTAGGTAGAACTTTTAATACTTCATTTACGGTATTGATGGTAATTTTGGCGATATTTATATTCGGAGGTGAAAGTTTAAGAGGATTTATGTTTGCCTTATTATTAGGTATAGGTTTTGGTACTTATTCGTCTATATTTATTGCTTCCGCAATTGCTTACGATTTCTTGAAAGGAAAGAAAAAGGATGAATTGAAATAAAAATTATTATTAAAATACAAAGCCTCCTTTTTATACTGAAAGAAAGGAGGCTTTTTTTGTTTGATTTTTTTGAAATGAATAAAATAGCATTTTTAGGGCCACAGGCTTCTTTTACACAGTTGGCAGCTTCTCAGATTTTTTTGAATGAGGAGCTATTACCTCAAACCAGTATATTAGACTGTTTTATAGCTTTAGACGAGGGTAAGGTAGATAAAATTGTAGTGCCTTTAGAAAACTCCATAGAGGGCACCGTTTCAGTAACTCTGGATTATTTATATGATTTTAAAGATATTACTATCAATACAGAGGTAGTGATGCCTATTTCTCATCATTTAATGGTGCATCCCAATAATACTTTGGTAGAGAATATTATTTCTCACCCACAGGCATTAGCCCAAACTTTTCATTTTAGAAGGAATCATTTCAAAGAAGTTTTGACCACAGATTATACTTCTACGGCAGCGGCGGCAAAACTAGTTTCAGAAAATCCAGATAAACCTTGGGCGGCGGTTGCCAATACTTATGCAGCGAAACTTTATAACCTTAAAATTTTACATTCTAACATACAGGATTTTGAACAAAACCACACTCGTTTTGTGGTGGTTTCAAAGAAAGGAGGAAATAAGTTAGAACTACCTTGTCAGTCTTTAGCTCAAAAATCAAGTCTATTGGTTACTTTACCAACAGACTATGCTGGAGGGTTGCATCAAATTCTATCGGTATTTGCGTGGCGTAAGATGAATTTATCTAAAATAGAAAGCCGAACTCTAAAAACAGGACTTGGTAATTATTTTTTTTTCATCAATGTTGTAGGAGATTGGGGAAATATCCTTTATCAAAATGCATTGGAAGAATTAGAGTCTATAGGAGTTAAGGTTAAATTTCTAGGCGATTATAACGAGTATCTTTTAGAAGGCTAGGAAAAAATTGATAACAAAAATAAAAAACGGTTTGACAAAAAATCAAACCGCTTTAAAATTTATTTAAAAATCTATATTAAAAGGTTCTTCTTCTGTACTACTAATGCCTAGTGCTTCGTAGATATATTTAAAGGTAGAGAGTAAAACAGGTCTTCCACCGATGATACATACATTATGCTCAAAGTGTGCTGAAGGAAGGTTATCTTTAGTAGTTACCGTCCAGCCATCACTATGGAAAACCACCTCGTGAGTTCCCATGTTAATCATAGGTTCTATGGCTAGAGCAATACCGTCTTTTAGTACCTTTCCACTTCCTTTTCTACCGTAGTTAGGTACTTGTGGGTCTTCGTGCATTTTTCTGCCTAAACCATGCCCTACAAGTTCTTTTACCACGCCATAGCCATGAGCTTCGCAGTGGCTTTGTATAGCGTGAGAAATATCACCAACGCGTTTTCCTCTTACGCATTGTTCTATCCCTTTGTATAAAGATTCTTTGGTTACTTTTAGTAATTCTTTGGTTTCTGGAGCTACTTCTCCTACTTCAAAAGAGTAAGCGTGGTCGCCATAAAAGCCATTCATATAGACACCACAATCTACAGAAAGTATATCGCCCTCTTTAAGAGGAGTATCATTAGGAATACCGTGTACCACTTCTGAATTTGGCGAAATACAAAGATTTTTAGGAAAGCCATACATTCCTAGAAAAGCAGGTTCTCCACCGTGGTCTTTTATGTATTCCGCGGCTAGAGTATCCAAATGATTGGTGGTAACACCTGGTTTTATTTCCTTTGCTAGCATACCCAAAGTTTTAGAAACCAGTTGGGCACTCTCCTTTATCAATCTTAGCTCCTCAATCGTCTTAAGTTGTATCATAAATGATTGTTTTTTATGAACTTTTTACCAAAAAAGCCCTTTTTTCTTTTCTTTTTTCAGTTTAGAATATGCCAAAACTTCTTTACCTTCTACTCTGAATTCTATTTTATCTTTAATGATATTATAGACTTCGCCCCAACCTGGAAAACCACCAAGGTTTCTATCATCAATAAATAAATCTGCATCAAGCTTTCTACTTTGTGTCGCACTATCAAAAACTTCTCCTTCAAAACTTGAGTTGATAGCATAAAATTCTAGTCCATGTTTTCTGCAGAATTCTACGGCTTCGTCTAGAGCTTTTCCGCTACGGTAAGTCCATAGTATTAGTCTATAGCCTTCCATTTGGAGTTTTTTTAGAGTTTCAAATGCAAAAACTTTAGGCTTACCTATTCCTGGGTAAGCGTCTTCTACAATAGTGCCATCAAAATCTATAGCTAATTTTTTATTGTTAAGCATAACTTAGGTATTAAAATCTTAATGAGCTACAAATATAGTTATAAATGTAGATTTTTTGAATATTTTAGTCTATTTTTGGACACAAATAAAATTAGAAGTAAAATGAAAAATTTTGGTATTGCTGTTTTGGTTTTAGGAGCATTGGCATCTTGTAATAAAAAAGAAAATGAAAAAAACTCTGTAAATCATACTTCATCAGAGGTAGTTCAAGAAAGCGTTACGGATAAGAATGAGGCTACTGAAACTTATGAAGGAGTATTTCCTTGTGCTGATTGTGACGGGATTAAGGTTACTCTGACTTTAAACCAAAAAGACTGGTCTTACCATATGACTTCAGATTATATGGATAAGGAAAAGTTAGAAAACAACGGAACTTTTACATGGGATGTTACCAAAAAATTTATTACACTTACCGACGGAGAAGATGCTGAGGAACAACAAGTATTCTATGTTTCTGATAAAGGTCTTTTCTTAGTTCCAGAAGTTGGTTCTAAGGATATTAAAGAAGATTATCAACTTATAAAAAAGTAAATTTAATACAGTTTCATTTAAAACCAACCTCTCCTAAGTTGGTTTACTACTGCGTTTAGATTGAAGTTAAACATAAATCTAATCCTTTTAGAGTAGTCTTTAAAAGAAGGCTCAAACCCTAAAGAGGATTGGATAGGAAAGTAGATTTCAAATAAATCAGGGATAACTTTTAGACTTGCACCTGTATCCCATATAAAGCGTGGAGATTGGTTTTTGTTTTTATACAATCCTACATCTGCGTATACGCTAAAGAAACGGAACGAATGCAAGTCTATATTAACGCTATTTATCCACTGGTTTGCAGTATCATTTATGGCAGACTTAAACGCTCCCTCTGCCATTATAAATTGTCTAGGTGCAAGGTAGTTGCTGTTAGTTTGTCTGATAATACTATAGGTAAATGCATAGTTAGATAAGTAAGAAATTCCAAAATCAAAGTAAGAGTTTCTTGTTTGATTCTGTAAAAAATAGCCTCCAAAAAATCTTAAACTAAGTTTTTTATTTTGTTGATATTCCCATCTGTAAAAAGCTTCTGCTGAAATTTTGCTAAAATCTCCACCTGCTTGGAAATTGGTTGAAAATAGTTTTTCATGTATAGCTTTTCTATCAGAATAGGTATAATTTATATTGAATAGGCTATACTTATCATAATCGTTCATTTCTTGCATCAATGGGCTTAAATCTCTTGTAAGATGCTGAAATGAAGCCCCAAATCTTTGCTCTATTTGGCTTCTAGCATCTTTAGGCAAAGTGATATTAGAAAAAATTGTTAGCCTTCTAAAAGCCAAGTCTTTATTATAGTGAAAATAGGTGGCATTTGCTCCTATTCTCCAATTTTGAAAAAAACTGTTAGGTGGTAAAATATTATAGGATACTCCTGCTGAGCCAGTAAGTTTATTAGTTCCTGTACTATAGTAAGGCATTACAGAATAAAGGAAAGGCTTGTCTAAAAGATTACTGTTACTTATGCGAGCTCCTATAAGTACTTTATCGTAAAAATTATAATTTAACCAAGGTGAAATATAAATTTCCTCATATTCTGGGTCTGGAATATCGGTATAAAATTTTAGCCTTGGTTTCTTCATATTATAGAATATTCCTTTAGTATAGAGGTAGTTATTCCTGACATTATATTCGGGGAGAAGATAGTCATCGTTTATTACGATTTTTTCTACATCGGTTTGTGGAATGTGATAAATTTCTTTCTTTTTGTTTGAAGAATCGTACCAATATAGACTATCTTGGTTATCAGAGTTTGTAACCTTTAACTGGAACGGCACTTTTTCCTCAGTATTTTTGTGAATATGAACGAGTAGTCCATTTTCCTGTTTTTCAACCTTTTTAATTTTGAAATCTAATCTATTTTTTTTCCTGATGAAATTAGCTGCAAAATTTGCAGAATATTTGGATTCAATAATGAGTTGATTTAAGAAATCTTCTTTATTGATAACCGTTCCGTTATGTTCAGATAAATATCTTTTAAGAAAGTTATTAAACTGATTTACGCCCATTTTTTCAGCAATAAAGTTAAATAAACTTCCTACTTCCATCTGGCTTACTGCCGTGGTGTTAAAGTTGCTCATTAGCTGGAGCGGTGTGTCTATAGGCTGATCAATATTTTGGCTGGTAATGTATTGATAAGTAATCCCATACCGTTCTGTAAGCTTGAGTTTAGAAGCATTACTCCATTTTAGAGGGCTTATTTTAAAAAGAGTGAGTTTATCAGGTAATTGCCCTAAGAGTTTTTCATCGTTATAAATAGTCTTTAAATACCTTATTTCTAGGTATGTTTTTAGCCCGTTTTCAATCCAATGGGCATTAAGATTATCCGTTTGTAAAAGATGTTCTACACACTTTTTTGAAATGATGGAGAAATAATTAAGATCAGTTTTTTGAGCGTCGCTGAACATTTTAAGCTTAAACTTCCCGAACTTAAAATCATCAATTCCTGTGAAGTTATTTTCGTTTTTAGTTCTTTCACTTATGAGTATTTTTTTAGGCAATTTACCTAGACTTTCTTCTATGAAATTGAGTTGGAGCGGCACATAAAAATAGAGCGACTGCTTTTCTTCTTGACTTATAGGATAGGTGAACTCTACCAAAGTATTTTTGTGGACTATTGTGAATTTTTCCTCATTATTTTTTAATGAAACTACAAATTCAGGGTCTGTATTTAGAGTTCCTGTAAAGTGGTTTGGCTGAACTTCTTGTAGATTGCTACTTGCTTTAAGTAGAGGGTTATCTAATTGTACGTCCCAAAAAACACCTATATATTGTTTTTCGTCTAAATTTTGGAAATATCTTGGCTCATTGCTGGTATTAGAAACTAGAAAGAAATACTTTAGTAAGGCTTTTTCTTTTTCTGAATTCCAGCCTATACCTGTGTATTTGGAGTGTGGAAGTTGTAGTTCGTAGGTTAGATTCAATTCTATTTTATTATCTTTACTTTTAGCATGTTCTAATGGTACAGAAATAATTTCTTGGTCAAGATTGGTGTATTTTTCACCGTTGATACTTAAACTTTTTAGATAACCTCTGTCTTTTGGTTTGGAGAAATAAAGGTCAGTTTTTCGAGCCTCTAGCATTCTTTTAGCAAGGGTGGTGTTTTTGGGTTGATAAGCTGCTATCCAGTTTAGAAGCTGAAAGTTATCCGATTTTTCGTTTTGATAACGAACTATTTTTTGATTGATAATAACTCTATTTTCTTTCGTTTTGGGAAATGAAACTTTAGCCCAAATACTATCTTGCTGAGCTTTTACAGCACAACTTAGAATAGAAAATAAAAATATTAGAATAGATGGTAATGCTTTTTTCACAACTTAAAATGTTGCCAAAGATACATTTTTAGATGATATAAAAAGAAAAATTGGCTTGGTGACTCTTTTGCATTTTTGTTTGGCTTTATGTGTTACCAAAAGTATTGGAATTCTTAAAGTAAATCTAAGTATTTATTGTGAAGTTTCAAATAGCTTTTCAAAGAACATTCAACACTTCCTCCATTTTGTTCAAAATGCTCACTTGTTGGTTGATATTTTTCCATAATTTCGTTCAAGTGATTAGAGTAAATTTCACTCAGAAAAAATCCGTCTAAATATCCGCTACAATCAACAAGTAAATTTGGATTAGTTTCTAAAATTAGAAAACCTGTTTTTTCCCAATTGTCAGTCTTTTTTAAATCAAAGAAATAATTATTGTCATTTTCTAACAACCATTTTACAATACTTTTTTCGTTTTCTGGGTTTATTTTATGGTATATATCTAAAGCATTTTTTGCCAAATTATTTTTCTTAAAATTGTGAATCAGATTGGAAACTTCGCTATAAAGAGAATTTATATGTTTGTATGCTTTATATTTTATTGCAACAAATGGATTGTCTAATTCTAATTCTCTTGCTAAAAGTTTATATTTATCATACCAGTAAATCACTTCTTCAATAGGTACTAAGCCCATTTTTTCAAGATTATTAAATTCATCAACAGCTTTTTCAACTCTTTGGAGGGTTATTAAGTATTCTATTGATGGCTTAAAGGCTAATTTTTCTTCTTCGTAAAAACTAAAATGAATATCCCAATCGTGTTCATCAGGTTTATCTTCCTTTAAATCATTACATAAATATTGTCAGTAACTTTTCCGTCTTTTTCTTCAAAATATAAGGGTAATGACGGTAAATTTTCAGCTTTAAATTTATATGCTTTGCATCCTTTATTACAATGGTTGCAAATTCCTTCTACAACATTTTCGTATGATTTTAAATCTTCGTATTCATCTATTTTTTGTTTTAATGTAGACAAAAATAGATTTTTGGATACATCCATATATGACCTATTATCATCTAAAAGATTTTGTAATGCTTCAAAGTCCAAAGATTTAAAAGCTTCTATTAATTTTTGTTTTTCCGTCATTTACTTTAAGTATTTTATTCGGTCGTACATTTCTCAACTTTTATTACTTTCCATCTTGGGCGTTTCATTTTATCCTCTCCATAAATAACTCTTGCTTTTACCCTGCAATCGTGAGAAATATTGTTCTTTTCCAAAAGATATTTCGGAACATAATAGTCTCCAATGAAAGCAAAATCAGGAATATCTTCTTCATAATTATAATCCTTGTATTTTACTTCTAAAAGACCTGTGATGTCTTTTTGTAAACTTGTGTTTATTTCGTTTGTTGATTCTATGTTTAGTGCTTTTACTCTCATTTTTTTATCTTTTTCTATTTTTATAACAAATGAAAGTTTAAAAAAATCGCCTTCGTTTGGTCTTAGGCTTGTTTCTGTGAATTTGACTATTCCTTGCAACTTGGATGAAATGACAAAATGAAATAATTGCTTTTGCTCGTTCACTCCGTCAATGATTGCAATTTGAGTTTGGAATTTTGAAATGACAGAACCTTTGTCAATTTTCTGGATTTGTCGCAGTTCTGTTCTGTTTTCATCTTTTACTTTTTTGATATAACTCTTGGCTGTTACAAAATCTCCAATTTGTAGTTCAGGTTTAATTTGAGGAAAAAAGACTTCTTTGTTTTCCGTTGTAATTGCGTAAATAATGTTTTTCTCTTTGTTTATATAATCAACAATAGCAAAAGTGTCTTCTAAAATTTCCCAATGTTTCCTTTCAGATCTTTCTGTAATAAGTGGAATATACTTGTGTTCTATAACAATTGTTTTTTCAAACCATGTAAATTTTGTTTCAACTTCCTTTTTAATTTCTTGCTTGTGAAGTTTGAACTTTAAAATTTGTCCTAATTCAGATTGTTTCAAGGCTGCAAAACGATTTTTACTAATTGTAAACTCTATCGTTTTTCCATCTGTAAAAGTTAAACGGTCTTTTCCTTTGTCGTCTTTCCATTTATCAACCAAAACAAGCTCTGTCCAATTAAAATCAGCATAAGCGAAGTTTTCGGCAAAAGGAATATATTTTTTGTATAGTTCCCGATTGTCTTTTAAACTTTGTTTAATTGAACTTGCTTTTTTGTATAATTCGTCAAAAAGTGATGATAATTTCCAACCTTTTATTTCTCTATGTTTCTTGTATGCTTCAAGTTCTACAAATGCATTTTCTAAAAGATTTTCGTCAATTAACACTTTTGCTAAATCTAAATGAATGTCGCCTAAAAAATCTTCGTTTTTTTCTAAACTCAATGCTTTTGATAGCATCCCAATTTTTAAAGAATTATCGGAACTGATACAGTCTGAAAACTCCTGCCAAATATAATGTTTGTTCGCCAGTTCCAAAACAAGTTGTTTGTATATTTTGATTGCTAAATCAAATTCGTTATTTTTAAAATGAAGCAATGCTTTTTCTCTCAACAACCATGTATCATATGGAAACAATTTGATTGCAGTTTTATACGGTTTGATTAGCCAAGATAAATCTTGTTCAATTGTTTGAGTTTTCAGGATTTCAAAAGATTTTTTAAGTGCTTTTATTGCTAATGGTTTATATGTGTATTCTTCTTTTCTTGTTTCTTTCCAATCGTCAATTCTTAGATTTTCTGGATTCCAATTTTTGAAAAAGTTGAGAAAACGCCACTCGTCATTTTCTTGCATAAACCTCTCAGCAAGATTTAAAACTTCGGAATGCCATTTTGATTGTCCGAGATTGGAATAATTATTATTGTATTGCTCAAACAGATTCCACAACTCAGAAAATTTATTTTCCTTGTGAGCATTTAGAATGTTCCAAAAAATAGTTTCTCTGAAAAAGTCTATAACAACTTCTTTGTTAAGATTTATTTTACATAATAACTCTTCAATGTTTATCTCGGTATTTGAGTTTACAAACTCTCTGCAAATACGTGAAATAAGTGAAGGAATATCTTTTCCATCTTTATATCCACCGTTCAAATCTTCGTAACGAAGATTGTCAGGATTCCACAAAAGAAAAAAGTTGTAAAACTTAAAGTCATTGTGCTTTTTTGAATAGTTTAAAGCAAAATTTAAAATCATAGAATGAAGCATTGATGGCCTTTCATTCTTTAACTTCATATAATCTCTCAAAAACATTCGCACTTCAACAGACGTAAGATTACTTTCTTTCGCTTTTATGTATCGGTAAATTATCCAACCATAAGGTTCGTGATGTAATTCTGTAAGCCTGTTTTGAGAAATTAGGTTCTTGAAAATTGCTAATGCTTCTTGATGTTTTCCGTTTTTACTTAATTCTTCTGCTTTTTGAACTTCCGAATAATTAGTGTCAATTCTTGGACGAAGAAAGTTTTTTTGATTTTCAATTATATCATCTTCGTGACCTTGAAAATCTATTGTGTTTAGCTCTTTAAAACAAACTTCTGCTTGATTTAATTTTCTATCGGCTATGTAGTATTTACACAAATCTATGAGAATCCAAGCAAATGCTTTTTTTATCCATTCATCTGAACCATCTTCTAAGTATAATTGTCGTGAAATGTTTAAAGCATTGTTTAATTTATTCAGTTTTTCTACTCCTGATAAATACTTTGCTTCATTTCGTAATTCAAAAACGGTTTTAGAGTCCATATCAAAATATTTTTTCTAATAAGAGTTCGTTTATTTCCTCAACTAAACCTGTTGTTCTTGACGGAATAATTTCAGTTTTCTTGAACCTAAAATTTCCATCATACCAAAATTTGTATGTCGCTGTAAAACCGTTTTTCTTTATTTCATAAATCTCGTGGTATTGTTTGTGTTCAATTTTGGCTATTTGAAAATTGAAAGGCTGTAATTTTCCCTTTAAATTCTCGTAAAACTCTTTTTGAAATGATTGTTCAAACTCAAATTCCGCTTCGTTTGTTTCGGGTTCTGCAATTATGATTATCTTATTTTGAAGTTTAGCAAGTTTCGTATAAATGCTTTCAGTAAATTCCGTTGAGTTTGCTGGCTTTTGTATGGTTGTAATTTTATTATGACTGTTGTAATTGATTTTGAAAATTACAACTTCATTTCCTTGCGAAAAGGTGTAATGTTCCAAATAATTGGTGTGACGAATGTTGCTGATATTTACATTTTCATCTTTCAAACACTCACTAATTGCAAGATAAATATGTTTCACAAAAGACGTTTGATTTGAAAAGTCAAATGGCAATTCTATTTCTGAAATTTCTGTATTTAATTTAAGAATATTTTCTGTTGGTTTAATGTTTTCAATTTTGGGCGGTTGAATATTGCTTGCTATGCTAAAATGTGGTTCATCAAGCGTAAACAATTTTTCTTTTGCCCTTGTAATACCTGTATAAAGCCAACGAAAATAACTTGGATTGAAATACTCCATTGATGTTTTGCAATTCAAAAATGTGTTAGTCCATTCTCCACCTTGT
The genomic region above belongs to Riemerella anatipestifer and contains:
- a CDS encoding DUF7017 domain-containing protein — translated: MDSKTVFELRNEAKYLSGVEKLNKLNNALNISRQLYLEDGSDEWIKKAFAWILIDLCKYYIADRKLNQAEVCFKELNTIDFQGHEDDIIENQKNFLRPRIDTNYSEVQKAEELSKNGKHQEALAIFKNLISQNRLTELHHEPYGWIIYRYIKAKESNLTSVEVRMFLRDYMKLKNERPSMLHSMILNFALNYSKKHNDFKFYNFFLLWNPDNLRYEDLNGGYKDGKDIPSLISRICREFVNSNTEINIEELLCKINLNKEVVIDFFRETIFWNILNAHKENKFSELWNLFEQYNNNYSNLGQSKWHSEVLNLAERFMQENDEWRFLNFFKNWNPENLRIDDWKETRKEEYTYKPLAIKALKKSFEILKTQTIEQDLSWLIKPYKTAIKLFPYDTWLLREKALLHFKNNEFDLAIKIYKQLVLELANKHYIWQEFSDCISSDNSLKIGMLSKALSLEKNEDFLGDIHLDLAKVLIDENLLENAFVELEAYKKHREIKGWKLSSLFDELYKKASSIKQSLKDNRELYKKYIPFAENFAYADFNWTELVLVDKWKDDKGKDRLTFTDGKTIEFTISKNRFAALKQSELGQILKFKLHKQEIKKEVETKFTWFEKTIVIEHKYIPLITERSERKHWEILEDTFAIVDYINKEKNIIYAITTENKEVFFPQIKPELQIGDFVTAKSYIKKVKDENRTELRQIQKIDKGSVISKFQTQIAIIDGVNEQKQLFHFVISSKLQGIVKFTETSLRPNEGDFFKLSFVIKIEKDKKMRVKALNIESTNEINTSLQKDITGLLEVKYKDYNYEEDIPDFAFIGDYYVPKYLLEKNNISHDCRVKARVIYGEDKMKRPRWKVIKVEKCTTE